GGACCAACAGGTAGCGTTATATAAACCGTTATGCGATAAACGTTCTCGTTAGTGTGATTTATACGTCTTTGTAGCATCGTTTGAATTGATCACTGCTTGGGACTAGCTTTTGATTCTTGGCTGGTACCAAAAACGTCCGTCGTTCTGTTCAGCgtcatattttttcattttctgatgGCAGATTCTCATGACTGGAAGTATTTACAATGGATATAGAATGTGAACACGAGAATAAGAGACTAGGACGTCCTATTTCGCGGCACATTTAGGCTCTGCGTTTTGGAAACCAAACCGTAAGGACGAAGATGATACACGTAAAACTCCAAGGCATACATCTTCTCCGGGGGTATAtagtggaatgtgatggcataATCACTTATGCTCCCCAGGccctggaaataaaaaaaacgaaacaaaaacaaaaatgaaatagaaGACTTTAAACCACAGAGGATAAAACTAGAACGGCGAGAACATTGTAAGTGTTACCAAAGTGTAAACCGGGGAAATACGacatcttgtcaatttgcccTTATGctctattctaactgttcatgtaaatgcttaaggAGTAGAAAGTTACACGCCCTCTGAAACCATGCAGTGATTTGAGTTCTGATTTATTAGACGTGAGTGAACTAGAATTACTCAATTGTAATactatttaacatacaatgtcAATAACTTAGAATAAATGTTGTCTAGATTCCtgttctgtccggttttcttccaATCATAAAAACATCCATCGTCGCAGAGGTGAAATTTTCTTGTAAAAGAAGTTTAAAACCAAGAACGGAAACGGTGTTGCTAAGCTGagacatgtatttgtgtgacaCAGAGGACACCTGAAGACAACTGCATCGATATCAGTTTAGATCCTATGTCACAAATCTAGCTTGATCGGGAAATCTCATCGTAATTCGAGGTTGTACCATTTAACAATGGTTCTATTATTGTGGATTAACCATTCAATATCCACTGTGTTTATGAGCGTTTATTCATGCGCAAAAACTTTCCCTTGTAAATGAAAGCCACATTGTCAGTATTTGTACCCCTTAACCAAGACAATATGttggaaaaaaatgtgtgtaCTAAAGCTAGTGAAGGATACCCCAGTTTAGTAAGTCCATGTGGTTTTATGCTCAATAGGGTACTGGTATATCTATTTTTGCATTGATGAGGAGGTAAATATGTTGAAGTTCCAAACATGATAACGGGAAGTACCAAGAATACTAATGGGACACTCCAAGGAAGCACCAAGAGTGCTTCGCGGAAGGTACTAAAAGTGCTCACGGGAAGCACCGAGAATGGTAACGGGGCAATCAAGGGAAGTGCAAAGATTGTCAACGAAACAATTCAGGGAAATGCCAACAGTGCTAACGAGACAATTCAAGGAAGTACGAACAATGCTAACGAGACAATCCAAGGAAGTGCTAACAATACTAACGGGATGATCCAAGGAAGTGTTAACAATGCTAAAGAGGCAATTCAAGGAAGTGTTAACAATACTAAAGAGACAATCCAAGGAATTACTACGATTGTTGCTTTTAAATGCTTTTACTCGGTGATGGGTTGTTGGCCAAGAGTAAATAACAAAATGAACCGGCTACTTACCGATTTGGCTCCGTAAGCATCATATTTATAGTACCAGTCAGGATATCCCCCTTGGAGGTGTGTGTCCGGGTCGAAACAGTGAAAGCGACTTCTCCCAAACACATCGAGAGATGTTCCTGTTTTTACACCCAGGTTCTCCATACACTTGCCAAGCTCCGCATCTTCTGCCCCTCCGTCATTCCTACACACGTTTTGGGGACGTGCTCGAAGGCGTTTTAGTGCCTCTTTACTCAGGACATAGCCCCCTCCGCCGCTAAAATAACCCTGTTTCACAATCGTTTTAAACAGGTGACCGTAGAACACCGGTTCGTTAGGGTCAACATCCGACAAGAAGTAACGCAGGTTCTCCAAGATGACGTAAGTGTCGTCGTCTGCCTTCATGAACCAATCAGCTTCGTCCATGTAGTTATCGGCGACGTGATCATACGCCCGCATTGTTTTGGCTGTCAGATGTTCCCGCCCTTCGGATATATTCAGTCCTATTGTCGGAAAGGAGCTATTTGTTACGGAGCTCATAAACAGAACTTTATTGCACCGCTTAGCCCACGTGGCTCGCACGTGGATCGCCTTCTTTTGAAGATTATCTGGTGACGTCAACACCCAGCAAAGGACGCGGACTTTGTGGTACAATTCCTCAGCAACACTGGAATCAtctacagcaacaacaacaataactgAATGATACCAACCTTATATGTAAACCCTACAAAAGAAAGCAGCCATCAATATCACTAGGAAAAGCTcgaataaaaattaaaaaccttGAATTAGCATTTTTCCTGAGTAGCTGAGTCTGTGAAAATCTGAAAGCCTTGTTTACGCTTTACACTTTATTGTTCCCATATGGATTGTCAACGTGTGAGCAATGGCGTGGTTTTAGTGACGCGTCTAcgtaaattttgttttctaacACTCACCATAGTGTGCATGACCATCTTCAAAGTGGAATTCTTTATGTGGCACGATGTGTTTGTCGAGATCTTCGTGAGAATGAAAGCTCTGTGGCACTCGATTAGAACCTTTGACATGGTTTCCTCTTTGATTTGGAGAAATAATGCTGTCATCTAGTGTAAGGCTTCTACTTTTGTCCACGTCTGAATCGAGTCCAGAACCACTGGTGGCTTCATATACATACTTCGGAAATAAAGACCTGTTAAAAGTGAAGGTGAACGCAACAACGATGCCGATTGATAGTCCCAGCCAAAAATAGGTTGTCGCACTATACGAGGGAGCCATAATGATACCTAAGCCTGCGTGTCACTGATTGGTGAATTGCACCCGAAATGATACGTTAAGATCAGTACCTCTGTTCACTTCACACAGACCATTCACCTCACTGTCGGCCACCTGAGACCGTAAACATATTTCTCAGGAGAACATTTGGCTTTTCCAAAGGGCAAGGATTCTTCCAAAACCAGCCTGTGAAAGTCTGAAATACAATTGATTTCGCAATATAAAAAAGGTAAATTTAACAGTTTGTTTGATACTAACGAGGTCATTAGCTCTTTAATTCattcaatatttttacataagAAACTACTTACACAACAAACTAATCAACTATAACTTCAAATAAAAGGAAAGGTGAAGTATTAAAGTCCGTGGTAAACGTGCAATTCTGTTATAACTGTGTTACCCATTAGACCTAAagaatatgtaggcctaatataaaagactacaacatagcgaataaaaacaaaacactgacaaCAGTTTGACAGATGGTGCCCccatataaccggtgaaatcttgCCCCTTtttagtttacctcagttaggtaGGCCTTCAAATCCCGAACAACAGCCCAACATTTTATTGTATAAAATGACAACTGGCTTTCGATTTAGCCTCCAAATGAAAAGAGAAGACACTATTGCGATTTAGGACGAAACACATTTGAAGCATCCTACACTTGAAATGCATAAATGTATCTTAAATGGTTTGCAAAACATCATGTTCATAAAACAAATACTCTGCGTATTAGTGGATATAGTCTATGTGACGTCCTTTCACCATGTCCAACCTAAAAGGAATACACAAGCACAGGCGCCTTACCTCGTAGTCTATATCCTAGACTACGTCAGTAAAATGTACGTCCTTGTTGTTGAGAAAACGTAACATTACTGCAGCAATAGGGAAGACATCACATAACATGAACATGAGCCTGTGGCTAAACTTAACATATTTCAAAGGTAAGAACATTATATCCCGCCTACTTTTGCACAGACACGTGTGATTGGTCAAAACGCCGACATATGCGTTCGAGAGAGATCTGGTACTGTTCGCATCAGTGATCCCGGTTTTGTCACTACTGAGAGCAGTAAATAGTACAGGGAATGACTgtcgtttatacatgtattgcacattACACGAAGATCTACATCATAAACTTAGAAATACATATCAGACGAAAGTATGATGTACATTTTCGGAATTGCACTGACTTACTGGAATAGCTTCGTTTGTTCTTTACATCGAGTTAAAATATTAGGATTTCTTTCACTCGATATTTCAGATAGACAGAATCCacttttatcttttgtttttttcacgcaGACCCACATGCCCTAGCGTtgagaaagaaagaagaaaattgtaatacatgtctcgaaagttataaaataaatttacacaataTTTTGGCATTAGTCTCATCGTGCGGCTTTTATAGCAAAAATGCAGAAGCCTGTGGCGCCTCGTTCTAAGATGTCAAATCTTCCACATCTATTCACCCTGCATAACAGTTAACAATAAGCTACGTAAATGCGTTAGTCCCTATTCTTGGGTAACGTCTCggtggccgaggggttagcgTGCTCGGCGCGACGACCTTTGAGCATCCCgataatgcggtcgctgtgagttctggattcctctccgcccgtacatgggaaggtctgccaggaaactgtggatggtcgccGGTTTTCACCTCACTataatgcttgtcgccgtcgtataagtggaatattcttgattacggcgtaaaatacccgTCAAATAAATAGCCTAAATATAGGCTTGCTTGGGTACAATGGCGAAGCGTAACATAGACTAAATCCATTGTTATGCACTGTAACAATCGCtgtactaaaatgaacaacaaagactAGATAAAGAatcattatttttaaatatatgccTTATCtgtataagcgtcaagtccgacattcatataccattcgtagtccataaagggcgttccaagtcgataatagcaagatctatttccaaaacaacgtttaacactaactcccaaagacaaaggtatgtaagaaattatacaaataagaaataaagccgataacacacaagagagaagcggtcatcagttttcaatgatgccgggcagacaatgaatattccaggcatgaattccatatcatt
This DNA window, taken from Liolophura sinensis isolate JHLJ2023 chromosome 11, CUHK_Ljap_v2, whole genome shotgun sequence, encodes the following:
- the LOC135478022 gene encoding glycoprotein-N-acetylgalactosamine 3-beta-galactosyltransferase 1-like, whose product is MAPSYSATTYFWLGLSIGIVVAFTFTFNRSLFPKYVYEATSGSGLDSDVDKSRSLTLDDSIISPNQRGNHVKGSNRVPQSFHSHEDLDKHIVPHKEFHFEDGHAHYDDSSVAEELYHKVRVLCWVLTSPDNLQKKAIHVRATWAKRCNKVLFMSSVTNSSFPTIGLNISEGREHLTAKTMRAYDHVADNYMDEADWFMKADDDTYVILENLRYFLSDVDPNEPVFYGHLFKTIVKQGYFSGGGGYVLSKEALKRLRARPQNVCRNDGGAEDAELGKCMENLGVKTGTSLDVFGRSRFHCFDPDTHLQGGYPDWYYKYDAYGAKSGLGSISDYAITFHYIPPEKMYALEFYVYHLRPYGLVSKTQSLNVPRNRTS